One window of Phocoena phocoena chromosome 13, mPhoPho1.1, whole genome shotgun sequence genomic DNA carries:
- the LIMK2 gene encoding LIM domain kinase 2 isoform X1, producing the protein MGSYLSVQAYFTSRDPFRCSECQDSLTNWYYEKDGKLYCHKDYWGKFGEFCHGCSLLMTGPVMVAGEFKYHPECFACMSCKVIIEDGDAYALVQHATLYCGKCHNEVVLAPMFERLSTESVQDQLPYSVTHISMPATTEGRRGFSVSVESACSNYATTVQVKEVNRMHISPNNRNAIHPGDRILEINGTPVRTLRVEEVEDAISQTSQTLQLLIEHDPVSQRLDQLRLDARLSPHMHNARHSDTLIPLDTKETLEGTLRRRSLRRSNSISKSPGPSSPKEPLLLSRDISRSESLRCSSSYSQQIFRPCDLIHGEVLGKGFFGQAIKVTHKATGKVMVMKELIRCDEETQKTFLTEVKVMRSLDHPNVLKFIGVLYKDKKLNLLTEYIEGGTLKDFLRSVDPFPWHQKVSFAKGIASGMAYLHSMCIIHRDLNSHNCLIKLDKTVVVADFGLSRLIVEERKKPPVEKATTKKRTLRKSDRKKRYTVVGNPYWMAPEMLNGKSYDETVDVFSFGIVLCEIIGQVYADPDCLPRTLDFGLNVKLFWEKFVPTDCPPAFFPLAAICCGLEPESRPAFSKLEDSFEALSLYLGDLGIPLPAELEELDHTVTVQYGLTRDSPP; encoded by the exons ATGGGGAGTTACTTGTCCGTCCAGGCTTACTTCACCTCCAGAGACCCCTTCCG ATGTTCTGAATGCCAGGATTCCCTCACCAACTGGTACTACGAGAAGGATGGGAAGCTATACTGCCACAAGGACTACTGGGGGAAGTTTGGGGAGTTCTGCCATGGATGCTCTCTGCTGATGACGGGGCCTGTCATG GTGGCCGGGGAGTTCAAGTACCACCCAGAGTGCTTTGCCTGTATGAGCTGCAAGGTGATCATTGAGGATGGGGATGCATACGCCCTGGTGCAGCACGCCACCCTCTACTG TGGGAAGTGCCACAACGAGGTGGTGCTGGCACCCATGTTTGAGAGGCTCTCCACAGAGTCTGTCCAGGACCAGCTGCCCTATTCCGTCACACACATCTCCATGCCGGCCACCACCGAGGGCAGGCGGGGCTTCTCCGTGTCCGTGGAGAGTGCCTGCTCCAACTACGCCACCACCGTGCAAGTAAAAGA GGTCAATCGGATGCACATCAGTCCCAACAACCGCAATGCCATCCACCCTGGGGACCGCATCCTGGAGATCAATGGGACCCCCGTCCGCACACTCCGAGTGGAAGAG GTAGAAGATGCAATTAGCCAGACGAGCCAGACGCTTCAGCTCTTGATTGAACATGACCCCGTCTCCCAGCGCCTGGACCAGCTGCGGCTGGATGCACGGCTCTCTCCCCACATGCACAATGCCAGACACTCGGACACCCTCATCCCCCTGGACACCAAGGAGACTCTGGAAGGGACACTGAGGAGACGCTCCCTGAG GCGCAGTAACAGCATCTCCAAGTCCCCTGGCCCCAGCTCCCCAAAGGAGCCCCTCCTGCTCAGCCGTGACATCAGCCGCTCAGAATCCCTCCGCTGTTCCAGCAGCTACTCGCAGCAGATCTTCCGGCCATGTGACCTGATCCACGGGGAGGTCCTGGGAAAGGGCTTCTTTGGGCAGGCCATCAAG GTGACACACAAAGCCACTGGCAAAGTGATGGTCATGAAGGAGTTGATTCGGTGTGACGAGGAGACACAGAAGACTTTTCTGACTGAG GTGAAGGTGATGCGCAGCCTGGACCACCCCAACGTGCTCAAGTTCATTGGCGTGCTATACAAGGACAAGAAGCTGAACCTGCTGACGGAGTACATCGAGGGGGGCACGCTGAAGGACTTTCTGCGCAGCGTG GACCCGTTCCCCTGGCATCAGAAGGTCAGCTTTGCCAAAGGCATCGCCTCTGGAATG GCCTATTTGCATTCGATGTGTATCATCCACCGGGATCTGAACTCGCACAACTGCCTCATCAAGCTG GACAAGACCGTGGTGGTGGCAGACTTTGGGCTGTCACGGCTCATAGTCGAGGAGAGGAAGAAGCCCCCAGTGGAGAAGGCCACCACCAAGAAGCGTACCTTGCGCAAGAGTGACCGCAAGAAACGCTACACGGTGGTGGGAAACCCCTACTGGATGGCCCCTGAGATGCTGAATG GAAAGAGCTACGATGAGACCGTGGATGTCTTCTCTTTTGGGATTGTCCTCTGTGAG ATCATCGGGCAGGTGTATGCAGATCCTGATTGCCTGCCCCGAACACTGGACTTCGGCCTCAACGTGAAGCTCTTCTGGGAGAAATTTGTCCCCACGGACTGCCCCCCAGCCTTCTTCCCCCTGGCCGCCATCTGCTGTGGACTGGAGCCCGAGAGCAG ACCAGCATTCTCCAAACTGGAGGACTCCTTTGAGGCCCTCTCCCTGTACCTTGGGGACCTGGGCATCCCACTGCCTGCAGAGCTGGAGGAGCTGGACCACACAGTGACAGTGCAATATGGCCTGACCCGGGACTCTCCCCCCTAG
- the LIMK2 gene encoding LIM domain kinase 2 isoform X2 yields MTGPVMVAGEFKYHPECFACMSCKVIIEDGDAYALVQHATLYCGKCHNEVVLAPMFERLSTESVQDQLPYSVTHISMPATTEGRRGFSVSVESACSNYATTVQVKEVNRMHISPNNRNAIHPGDRILEINGTPVRTLRVEEVEDAISQTSQTLQLLIEHDPVSQRLDQLRLDARLSPHMHNARHSDTLIPLDTKETLEGTLRRRSLRRSNSISKSPGPSSPKEPLLLSRDISRSESLRCSSSYSQQIFRPCDLIHGEVLGKGFFGQAIKVTHKATGKVMVMKELIRCDEETQKTFLTEVKVMRSLDHPNVLKFIGVLYKDKKLNLLTEYIEGGTLKDFLRSVDPFPWHQKVSFAKGIASGMAYLHSMCIIHRDLNSHNCLIKLDKTVVVADFGLSRLIVEERKKPPVEKATTKKRTLRKSDRKKRYTVVGNPYWMAPEMLNGKSYDETVDVFSFGIVLCEIIGQVYADPDCLPRTLDFGLNVKLFWEKFVPTDCPPAFFPLAAICCGLEPESRPAFSKLEDSFEALSLYLGDLGIPLPAELEELDHTVTVQYGLTRDSPP; encoded by the exons ATGACGGGGCCTGTCATG GTGGCCGGGGAGTTCAAGTACCACCCAGAGTGCTTTGCCTGTATGAGCTGCAAGGTGATCATTGAGGATGGGGATGCATACGCCCTGGTGCAGCACGCCACCCTCTACTG TGGGAAGTGCCACAACGAGGTGGTGCTGGCACCCATGTTTGAGAGGCTCTCCACAGAGTCTGTCCAGGACCAGCTGCCCTATTCCGTCACACACATCTCCATGCCGGCCACCACCGAGGGCAGGCGGGGCTTCTCCGTGTCCGTGGAGAGTGCCTGCTCCAACTACGCCACCACCGTGCAAGTAAAAGA GGTCAATCGGATGCACATCAGTCCCAACAACCGCAATGCCATCCACCCTGGGGACCGCATCCTGGAGATCAATGGGACCCCCGTCCGCACACTCCGAGTGGAAGAG GTAGAAGATGCAATTAGCCAGACGAGCCAGACGCTTCAGCTCTTGATTGAACATGACCCCGTCTCCCAGCGCCTGGACCAGCTGCGGCTGGATGCACGGCTCTCTCCCCACATGCACAATGCCAGACACTCGGACACCCTCATCCCCCTGGACACCAAGGAGACTCTGGAAGGGACACTGAGGAGACGCTCCCTGAG GCGCAGTAACAGCATCTCCAAGTCCCCTGGCCCCAGCTCCCCAAAGGAGCCCCTCCTGCTCAGCCGTGACATCAGCCGCTCAGAATCCCTCCGCTGTTCCAGCAGCTACTCGCAGCAGATCTTCCGGCCATGTGACCTGATCCACGGGGAGGTCCTGGGAAAGGGCTTCTTTGGGCAGGCCATCAAG GTGACACACAAAGCCACTGGCAAAGTGATGGTCATGAAGGAGTTGATTCGGTGTGACGAGGAGACACAGAAGACTTTTCTGACTGAG GTGAAGGTGATGCGCAGCCTGGACCACCCCAACGTGCTCAAGTTCATTGGCGTGCTATACAAGGACAAGAAGCTGAACCTGCTGACGGAGTACATCGAGGGGGGCACGCTGAAGGACTTTCTGCGCAGCGTG GACCCGTTCCCCTGGCATCAGAAGGTCAGCTTTGCCAAAGGCATCGCCTCTGGAATG GCCTATTTGCATTCGATGTGTATCATCCACCGGGATCTGAACTCGCACAACTGCCTCATCAAGCTG GACAAGACCGTGGTGGTGGCAGACTTTGGGCTGTCACGGCTCATAGTCGAGGAGAGGAAGAAGCCCCCAGTGGAGAAGGCCACCACCAAGAAGCGTACCTTGCGCAAGAGTGACCGCAAGAAACGCTACACGGTGGTGGGAAACCCCTACTGGATGGCCCCTGAGATGCTGAATG GAAAGAGCTACGATGAGACCGTGGATGTCTTCTCTTTTGGGATTGTCCTCTGTGAG ATCATCGGGCAGGTGTATGCAGATCCTGATTGCCTGCCCCGAACACTGGACTTCGGCCTCAACGTGAAGCTCTTCTGGGAGAAATTTGTCCCCACGGACTGCCCCCCAGCCTTCTTCCCCCTGGCCGCCATCTGCTGTGGACTGGAGCCCGAGAGCAG ACCAGCATTCTCCAAACTGGAGGACTCCTTTGAGGCCCTCTCCCTGTACCTTGGGGACCTGGGCATCCCACTGCCTGCAGAGCTGGAGGAGCTGGACCACACAGTGACAGTGCAATATGGCCTGACCCGGGACTCTCCCCCCTAG
- the PIK3IP1 gene encoding phosphoinositide-3-kinase-interacting protein 1, which produces MLLAWLQTILVVSNMLLAKAYGSGGCFWDNGHLYRADQPSPAPGLLCLNWLDAQSGPVSAPESGAGNHSYCRNPDQDPRGPWCYVSGEAGAPEKRPCKDLRCPETTFQGLPTSTTETEEVSEVPGGDEVQVFAPANTLPAQSEAAAVQPVIGISQRVRVNSKEKKDLGTLGYVLGITMMVIIIGIGAGIVLGYTYKRGKDLKEQHERKVCEREMQRITLPLSAFTNPNCEIVDEKTIVVHASQTPVDLQEGSAPLMGQAGTPGA; this is translated from the exons ATGCTGTTGGCCTGGCTGCAAACAATCCTCGTCGTCAGCAACATGCTCCTGGCAAAAGCCTATGGATCTGGAG GCTGCTTCTGGGACAACGGCCACCTGTACCGGGCTGACCAGCCGTCTCCCGCACCGGGCCTCCTCTGTCTCAACTGGCTGGACGCGCAGAGCGGCCCGGTATCTGCCCCCGAGTCGG GCGCCGGCAACCACAGCTACTGCCGGAACCCGGACCAGGACCCACGTGGGCCCTGGTGCTACGTCAGCGGCGAGGCCGGGGCTCCCGAGAAGCGGCCTTGCAAGGACCTGCGCTGCCCAG AGACCACTTTCCAGGGCCTGCCAACCTCTACAACAGAAACCGAGGAGGTGTCTGAAGTGCCAGGAGGAGATGAGGTGCAGGTGTTTGCTCCTGCCAACACCCTGCCTGCCCAGAGCGAGGCCGCTGCCGTGCAGCCAGTGATTGGGATCAGCCAGCGGGTGCGGGTGAACTCCAAGGAGAAAAAGGACCTGGGAACCCTGG GCTACGTGCTGGGCATTACCATGATGGTGATCATCATTGGCATTGGAGCTGGCATCGTCCTCGGTTACACCTACAAGAG GGGCAAGGACCTGAAAGAGCAGCATGAGCGAAAGGtgtgtgagagggagatgcaacgAATCACCCTGCCCTTGTCTGCCTTCACCAACCCCAACTGTGAGATCGTGGATGAGAAGACCATTGTGGTCCACGCCAGCCAGACTCCAGTTGACCTTCAGGAGGGCAGTGCCCCCCTCATGGGCCAGGCGGGCACTCCAGGCGCCTGA